The Candidatus Methylomirabilota bacterium genome includes a window with the following:
- a CDS encoding LLM class flavin-dependent oxidoreductase has protein sequence MAAPDANRIPVGLNVWSRLVDSTFPYLDQSAAPFDSLWFPDHVQYGSHKVAEGWTLLAWALARYPDKLAGHEVLCNNFRNPAHLAKMMATAQALSGGRAILGIGAGWNREEYRAYGWPFAVPSVRIAQLDEAIALIRAMWSGAPAAFHGQHYAIADTYCEPRPDPIPPVMVGGSGEKHLLRVVAKRADWWNWTYKGREAYTRKREALKGHCREVGRDYDTIQHVIRVGILIAETEAEVARVKGRPDTRSLDDIQLVGTPDQVTEALLDVVRQGAHQLTVNFADVPRADGTRLFAERVLPHLPGR, from the coding sequence ATGGCGGCGCCCGACGCGAATCGGATCCCGGTCGGGCTGAATGTCTGGTCGCGGCTGGTCGACTCCACCTTCCCCTACCTCGACCAGAGCGCGGCGCCCTTCGACTCCCTGTGGTTCCCGGATCACGTCCAGTACGGCAGTCACAAGGTGGCCGAGGGCTGGACGCTGCTCGCCTGGGCGCTGGCCCGGTACCCCGACAAGCTCGCGGGCCACGAGGTGCTCTGCAACAACTTTCGCAACCCCGCGCATCTCGCGAAGATGATGGCAACCGCCCAGGCCCTCTCCGGCGGGCGCGCCATCCTCGGCATCGGCGCCGGCTGGAATCGCGAGGAGTACCGGGCCTACGGCTGGCCGTTCGCGGTCCCCAGCGTGCGCATCGCCCAGCTCGACGAGGCCATCGCGCTGATCCGCGCCATGTGGTCGGGCGCGCCCGCGGCGTTCCACGGCCAGCACTATGCCATCGCCGACACCTACTGCGAGCCGCGCCCCGATCCGATCCCGCCGGTGATGGTGGGTGGCTCCGGGGAGAAGCACCTGCTCCGCGTCGTGGCCAAACGCGCCGACTGGTGGAACTGGACCTACAAGGGCCGCGAGGCCTACACGCGGAAGCGGGAGGCGCTCAAGGGCCATTGCCGGGAGGTCGGGCGCGACTACGACACCATCCAGCACGTGATCCGCGTGGGCATCCTCATCGCGGAGACGGAGGCCGAGGTCGCGCGGGTGAAGGGGCGGCCCGACACGCGCTCGCTCGACGATATCCAGCTCGTAGGGACGCCCGACCAGGTGACCGAGGCGCTCCTCGACGTCGTGCGGCAGGGCGCGCATCAGCTCACGGTGAACTTCGCCGACGTGCCGCGCGCGGACGGCACGCGCCTCTTCGCCGAGCGCGTGCTGCCCCATCTCCCGGGGCGCTAG